One part of the Dermacentor andersoni chromosome 2, qqDerAnde1_hic_scaffold, whole genome shotgun sequence genome encodes these proteins:
- the LOC129387510 gene encoding uncharacterized protein, whose product MNEPTRVPILAPPKARRMRVHWLSVALVLHCWLLLILLLSTSAADSTTLNSAGQSIHDIKGVPQLKWNALLQRPAYTAQVTKKGNPLLMLMEPALPALKYMLPLVALLALPELLSSALSSLRGMAALNAGAYTVQARRRGRRGVMDGGPARGGRAAPGGVDFMEGAQQMMTLLARLDEAVQRYGQQEAACQLKAMCEFHRSAMSPEAGTVAKNIISMLKADGRVERSAMPEDQKAALQDFLKAAQNGLHQRNCTRIYRDCHETTT is encoded by the exons atgaatGAACCAACACGTGTGCCAATTTTGGCACCTCCCAAg GCACGCAGGATGCGCGTACACTGGCTGAGTGTGGCCCTGGTGCTGCACTGTTGGCTGCTCCTCATCCTGCTCCTGTCCACCTCTGCGGCGGACTCGACCACGCTGAACAGTGCTGGCCAGAGCATCCACGACATCAAGGGAGTACCACAG CTGAAATGGAATGCCCTGCTCCAACGGCCCGCATATACGGCGCAGGTGACCAAGAAGGGTAACCCGCTGCTGATGCTGATGGAGCCAGCCCTGCCGGCGCTCAAGTACATGCTCCCGTTGGTGGCATTGCTGGCCCTGCCCGAACTGCTGAGCTCGGCCCTGTCGAGCCTCAGGGGCATGGCGGCGCTGAACGCCGGCGCGTACACGGTGCAGGCCCGGCGCAGGGGCCGCAGGGGCGTCATGGACGGAGGCCCGGCCCGAGGAGGCCGCGCGGCGCCCGGCGGCGTCGACTTCATGGAGGGCGCCCAGCAGATGATGACCCTGCTGGCTCGGTTGGACGAGGCCGTGCAGCGGTACGGCCAGCAGGAGGCCGCCTGCCAGCTGAAGGCCATGTGCGAGTTCCACCGCTCCGCGATGAGTCCCGAGGCGGGCACCGTGGCCAAGAACATCATCTCTATGCTCAA AGCGGACGGCAGGGTGGAACGGTCAGCGATGCCCGAGGACCAGAAGGCCGCACTGCAAGACTTCCTCAAGGCTGCCCAGAACGGACTGCACCAGCGGAACTGCACGCGCATCTACCGCGACTGCCACGAGACCACAACCTAA